The Solanum lycopersicum chromosome 6, SLM_r2.1 genome has a window encoding:
- the LOC101258159 gene encoding uncharacterized protein codes for MGLRAIPFSPSQNYYLSGSEYLPKCSVLGSSRTGSSKLVLTISAKAKKDDAQEEEEEPKNKRKQSLFSSVTEALDFSQVRSAKDAELLDEAREKTQSGERMSKEQYGALRRKIGGTYKDFFKSYVEVDGQYVEEGWVDKTCKVCKKDTSGEARQVDKMGRYAHVACLQKSNPGNFFTKLFSR; via the exons ATGGGGCTTAGGGCTATTCCCTTTTCACCttctcaaaattattatttgagtgGTTCAGAATATTTGCCCAAATGCAGTGTTCTTGGTAGCAGCAGAACTGGCTCATCAAAACTAGTACTAACAATTTCAGCAAAGGCTAAAAAAGATGAcgcacaagaagaagaagaagaaccaaAAAACAAGAGGAAACAATCGTTGTTTTCAAGTGTAACTGAAGCTCTTGATTTTTCTCAAGTTAGATCTGCAAAGGATGCTGAGCTTCTTGATGAAGCAAGAGAAAAAACTCAATCTGGAGAGAGAATGTCTAAAGAACAG TATGGAGCTCTTAGAAGGAAGATTGGTGGAACATACAAAGATTTCTTCAAGTCCTATGTTGAag tgGATGGACAATATGTGGAGGAGGGATGGGTAGACAAAACATGCAAGGTTTGCAAGAAAGATACAAGTGGAGAAGCAAGACAAGTTGACAAAATGGGACGATATGCGCACGTAGCTTGTCTACAAAAATCCAACCCTGGAAATTTCTTCACCAAGCTCTTCTCAAGATGA
- the LOC101257865 gene encoding potassium transporter 2 isoform X4: MDIDYGKCWDTSKSWKSTLILAYQSLGVVYGDLSISPLYVYKSTFAEDIHHSETNEEIFGVLSFVFWTLTLVPLFKYVFIVLRADDNGEGGTFALYSLICRHAKVSLLPNRQVADEALSTYKLEHPPEMKNSSKLKLLLEKHKSLHTALLILVLLGTCMVIGDGLLTPAISVFSAVSGLELSMSREHHQYAVIPITCFILICLFALQHYGTHRVGFCFAPIVMTWLLCISALGLYNIIHWNPQVYKALSPYYMVKFLKKTRKGGWMSLGGILLCITGSEAMFADLGHFSYTAIQIAFTFLVYPALILAYMGQAAFLSKHHHTIHKIGFYVSVPDVVRWPVLVIAILASVVGSQAIISGTFSIINQSQSLGCFPRVKVVHTNAKIHGQIYIPEINWILMILCVAVTIGFRDTKHMGNASGLAVMAVMLVTTCLTSLVIILCWNKPPILALGFLLVFGSIELLYFSASVIKFLEGAWLPILLALFLVTVMFVWHYATVKKYEYDLHNKVSLEWLLALGPSLGITRVPGIGLVFTDLTSGIPANFSRFVTNLPAYHRILVFVCVKSVPVPFVPPAERYLVGRVGPAAHRSYRCIVRYGYRDVHQDVDSFESELVSRLADFIRYDWYKAHGIMETCNEDDCSRSGASSGECRLTVIGTLDLSCAPAFEVEETMQPASVSVGFPTVESVTDVIEMQAVERRVRFAIDDESEVDSRDVMDCQLQGELEDLYTAQQAGTAFVLGHSHVKAKQGSSVLKRLAINYGYNFLRRNCRGADVSLKVPPASLLEVGMVYIV; the protein is encoded by the exons ATGGATATCGATTATGGCAAGTGTTGGGACACTTCGAAG TCTTGGAAGAGTACACTGATTCTGGCTTATCAGAGTCTTGGGGTAGTGTATGGTGATCTCAGTATTTCCCCTCTCTATGTCTACAAGAGCACATTTGCAGAAGACATTCATCATTCTGAAACTAATGAAGAGATTTTTGGCGTTCTCTCTTTCGTTTTTTGGACTTTAACACTAGTTCCTCTATTCAAATATGTCTTTATCGTGCTTCGAGCTGATGACAATGGAGAAG GTGGTACTTTTGCGCTCTATTCCTTAATATGCAGGCATGCCAAAGTTAGCCTTCTACCTAACAGACAAGTTGCTGATGAAGCTCTTTCTACCTACAAACTTGAGCACCCTCCTGAGATGAAGAACAGCTCAAAGTTGAAGTTGCTTCTTGAGAAGCATAAGTCCTTACACACTgctctgctaattttggtactTCTTGGCACTTGTATGGTGATTGGAGATGGGCTGCTTACTCCAGCCATATCCG TATTCTCTGCGGTCTCTGGTCTTGAGTTATCGATGTCTCGGGAGCATCATCAAT ATGCAGTGATTCCAATAACTTGCTTCATATTGATCTGCCTATTCGCATTACAACATTATGGCACACATCGAGTTGGTTTTTGTTTTGCACCAATTGTGATGACCTGGTTACTCTGCATTAGTGCTCTTGGGTTATACAACATTATCCACTGGAATCCACAGGTTTACAAAGCTCTTTCCCCCTATTACATGGTAAAGTTCCtgaagaaaacaagaaaaggTGGATGGATGTCTTTGGGTGGAATTCTGCTCTGCATAACTG GTTCTGAAGCAATGTTTGCTGATCTTGGGCATTTTTCATATACTGCAATTCAA ATTGCTTTCACCTTTCTGGTTTATCCAGCACTAATCTTGGCGTATATGGGTCAAGCAGCTTTCTTATCAAAGCATCACCACACCATTCACAAGATCGGTTTCTATGTATCAGTTCCAG ATGTTGTGAGATGGCCAGTGCTAGTGATAGCAATTCTGGCTTCTGTTGTGGGAAGTCAGGCAATCATCAGCGGAACATTTTCAATTATCAACCAGAGTCAATCCCTTGGTTGCTTCCCAAGAGTCAAGGTCGTTCACACCAATGCCAAGATACATGGCCAGATATACATTCCTGAGATCAATTGGATACTCATGATTCTTTGTGTTGCTGTGACTATTGGTTTCAGAGACACAAAGCACATGGGAAATGCGTCAG GACTAGCAGTGATGGCGGTGATGCTAGTGACCACTTGCCTTACTTCATTAGTTATCATCCTCTGCTGGAACAAGCCTCCAATACTGGCCCTTGGATTTCTCCTTGTGTTTGGGTCTATTGAGTTACTCTACTTCTCAGCCTCCGTCATCAAGTTTCTTGAAGGTGCTTGGCTTCCAATCCTGCTTGCACTCTTTTTGGTTACTGTCATGTTTGTTTGGCACTACGCCACAGTTAAAAAGTATGAATATGATCTCCACAATAAGGTTTCATTAGAATGGCTGCTGGCTCTAGGTCCAAGCTTGGGTATTACTCGAGTCCCTGGCATCGGCCTCGTATTCACTGATTTGACTTCTGGGATTCCAGCCAACTTCTCACGTTTTGTTACGAACCTCCCTGCCTACCACCGGATACTTGTTTTCGTGTGTGTGAAATCGGTGCCTGTCCCTTTTGTTCCCCCAGCTGAGAGGTACCTCGTAGGCCGTGTTGGTCCTGCAGCTCATCGTTCCTATAGATGCATTGTCCGTTATGGTTACCGTGATGTTCACCAGGATGTTGACTCCTTTGAATCCGAACTTGTCAGTAGGCTGGCTGATTTCATCCGGTATGATTGGTACAAGGCACATGGAATCATGGAGACATGCAACGAGGATGACTGCTCACGTTCTGGTGCATCGTCAGGAGAATGTAGACTGACCGTTATAGGAACTCTAGATTTGTCATGCGCACCAGCTTTTGAAGTCGAAGAAACCATGCAGCCTGCAAGCGTGTCTGTGGGTTTTCCTACAGTTGAAAGTGTAACGGATGTGATAGAGATGCAAGCAGTGGAAAGAAGGGTGAGATTTGCGATAGATGACGAGTCGGAAGTGGATTCACGGGACGTAATGGATTGTCAGCTGCAGGGAGAGCTAGAAGATTTATACACAGCACAACAAGCAGGTACAGCATTTGTGCTAGGACATTCACACGTGAAAGCAAAACAAGGATCATCTGTGTTGAAGAGGTTGGCTATAAATTATGGTTATAATTTCCTTAGGAGGAATTGCAGAGGTGCAGATGTATCCCTTAAAGTTCCTCCAGCATCCCTTCTTGAAGTTGGCATGGTCTACATtgtttag
- the LOC101257865 gene encoding potassium transporter 2 isoform X3, protein MDIDYGKCWDTSKKSWKSTLILAYQSLGVVYGDLSISPLYVYKSTFAEDIHHSETNEEIFGVLSFVFWTLTLVPLFKYVFIVLRADDNGEGGTFALYSLICRHAKVSLLPNRQVADEALSTYKLEHPPEMKNSSKLKLLLEKHKSLHTALLILVLLGTCMVIGDGLLTPAISVFSAVSGLELSMSREHHQYAVIPITCFILICLFALQHYGTHRVGFCFAPIVMTWLLCISALGLYNIIHWNPQVYKALSPYYMVKFLKKTRKGGWMSLGGILLCITGSEAMFADLGHFSYTAIQIAFTFLVYPALILAYMGQAAFLSKHHHTIHKIGFYVSVPDVVRWPVLVIAILASVVGSQAIISGTFSIINQSQSLGCFPRVKVVHTNAKIHGQIYIPEINWILMILCVAVTIGFRDTKHMGNASGLAVMAVMLVTTCLTSLVIILCWNKPPILALGFLLVFGSIELLYFSASVIKFLEGAWLPILLALFLVTVMFVWHYATVKKYEYDLHNKVSLEWLLALGPSLGITRVPGIGLVFTDLTSGIPANFSRFVTNLPAYHRILVFVCVKSVPVPFVPPAERYLVGRVGPAAHRSYRCIVRYGYRDVHQDVDSFESELVSRLADFIRYDWYKAHGIMETCNEDDCSRSGASSGECRLTVIGTLDLSCAPAFEVEETMQPASVSVGFPTVESVTDVIEMQAVERRVRFAIDDESEVDSRDVMDCQLQGELEDLYTAQQAGTAFVLGHSHVKAKQGSSVLKRLAINYGYNFLRRNCRGADVSLKVPPASLLEVGMVYIV, encoded by the exons ATGGATATCGATTATGGCAAGTGTTGGGACACTTCGAAG AAGTCTTGGAAGAGTACACTGATTCTGGCTTATCAGAGTCTTGGGGTAGTGTATGGTGATCTCAGTATTTCCCCTCTCTATGTCTACAAGAGCACATTTGCAGAAGACATTCATCATTCTGAAACTAATGAAGAGATTTTTGGCGTTCTCTCTTTCGTTTTTTGGACTTTAACACTAGTTCCTCTATTCAAATATGTCTTTATCGTGCTTCGAGCTGATGACAATGGAGAAG GTGGTACTTTTGCGCTCTATTCCTTAATATGCAGGCATGCCAAAGTTAGCCTTCTACCTAACAGACAAGTTGCTGATGAAGCTCTTTCTACCTACAAACTTGAGCACCCTCCTGAGATGAAGAACAGCTCAAAGTTGAAGTTGCTTCTTGAGAAGCATAAGTCCTTACACACTgctctgctaattttggtactTCTTGGCACTTGTATGGTGATTGGAGATGGGCTGCTTACTCCAGCCATATCCG TATTCTCTGCGGTCTCTGGTCTTGAGTTATCGATGTCTCGGGAGCATCATCAAT ATGCAGTGATTCCAATAACTTGCTTCATATTGATCTGCCTATTCGCATTACAACATTATGGCACACATCGAGTTGGTTTTTGTTTTGCACCAATTGTGATGACCTGGTTACTCTGCATTAGTGCTCTTGGGTTATACAACATTATCCACTGGAATCCACAGGTTTACAAAGCTCTTTCCCCCTATTACATGGTAAAGTTCCtgaagaaaacaagaaaaggTGGATGGATGTCTTTGGGTGGAATTCTGCTCTGCATAACTG GTTCTGAAGCAATGTTTGCTGATCTTGGGCATTTTTCATATACTGCAATTCAA ATTGCTTTCACCTTTCTGGTTTATCCAGCACTAATCTTGGCGTATATGGGTCAAGCAGCTTTCTTATCAAAGCATCACCACACCATTCACAAGATCGGTTTCTATGTATCAGTTCCAG ATGTTGTGAGATGGCCAGTGCTAGTGATAGCAATTCTGGCTTCTGTTGTGGGAAGTCAGGCAATCATCAGCGGAACATTTTCAATTATCAACCAGAGTCAATCCCTTGGTTGCTTCCCAAGAGTCAAGGTCGTTCACACCAATGCCAAGATACATGGCCAGATATACATTCCTGAGATCAATTGGATACTCATGATTCTTTGTGTTGCTGTGACTATTGGTTTCAGAGACACAAAGCACATGGGAAATGCGTCAG GACTAGCAGTGATGGCGGTGATGCTAGTGACCACTTGCCTTACTTCATTAGTTATCATCCTCTGCTGGAACAAGCCTCCAATACTGGCCCTTGGATTTCTCCTTGTGTTTGGGTCTATTGAGTTACTCTACTTCTCAGCCTCCGTCATCAAGTTTCTTGAAGGTGCTTGGCTTCCAATCCTGCTTGCACTCTTTTTGGTTACTGTCATGTTTGTTTGGCACTACGCCACAGTTAAAAAGTATGAATATGATCTCCACAATAAGGTTTCATTAGAATGGCTGCTGGCTCTAGGTCCAAGCTTGGGTATTACTCGAGTCCCTGGCATCGGCCTCGTATTCACTGATTTGACTTCTGGGATTCCAGCCAACTTCTCACGTTTTGTTACGAACCTCCCTGCCTACCACCGGATACTTGTTTTCGTGTGTGTGAAATCGGTGCCTGTCCCTTTTGTTCCCCCAGCTGAGAGGTACCTCGTAGGCCGTGTTGGTCCTGCAGCTCATCGTTCCTATAGATGCATTGTCCGTTATGGTTACCGTGATGTTCACCAGGATGTTGACTCCTTTGAATCCGAACTTGTCAGTAGGCTGGCTGATTTCATCCGGTATGATTGGTACAAGGCACATGGAATCATGGAGACATGCAACGAGGATGACTGCTCACGTTCTGGTGCATCGTCAGGAGAATGTAGACTGACCGTTATAGGAACTCTAGATTTGTCATGCGCACCAGCTTTTGAAGTCGAAGAAACCATGCAGCCTGCAAGCGTGTCTGTGGGTTTTCCTACAGTTGAAAGTGTAACGGATGTGATAGAGATGCAAGCAGTGGAAAGAAGGGTGAGATTTGCGATAGATGACGAGTCGGAAGTGGATTCACGGGACGTAATGGATTGTCAGCTGCAGGGAGAGCTAGAAGATTTATACACAGCACAACAAGCAGGTACAGCATTTGTGCTAGGACATTCACACGTGAAAGCAAAACAAGGATCATCTGTGTTGAAGAGGTTGGCTATAAATTATGGTTATAATTTCCTTAGGAGGAATTGCAGAGGTGCAGATGTATCCCTTAAAGTTCCTCCAGCATCCCTTCTTGAAGTTGGCATGGTCTACATtgtttag
- the LOC101257865 gene encoding potassium transporter 2 isoform X1, translating to MEVLLFLSCILHNCVLLPYYKPLRIMDIDYGKCWDTSKKSWKSTLILAYQSLGVVYGDLSISPLYVYKSTFAEDIHHSETNEEIFGVLSFVFWTLTLVPLFKYVFIVLRADDNGEGGTFALYSLICRHAKVSLLPNRQVADEALSTYKLEHPPEMKNSSKLKLLLEKHKSLHTALLILVLLGTCMVIGDGLLTPAISVFSAVSGLELSMSREHHQYAVIPITCFILICLFALQHYGTHRVGFCFAPIVMTWLLCISALGLYNIIHWNPQVYKALSPYYMVKFLKKTRKGGWMSLGGILLCITGSEAMFADLGHFSYTAIQIAFTFLVYPALILAYMGQAAFLSKHHHTIHKIGFYVSVPDVVRWPVLVIAILASVVGSQAIISGTFSIINQSQSLGCFPRVKVVHTNAKIHGQIYIPEINWILMILCVAVTIGFRDTKHMGNASGLAVMAVMLVTTCLTSLVIILCWNKPPILALGFLLVFGSIELLYFSASVIKFLEGAWLPILLALFLVTVMFVWHYATVKKYEYDLHNKVSLEWLLALGPSLGITRVPGIGLVFTDLTSGIPANFSRFVTNLPAYHRILVFVCVKSVPVPFVPPAERYLVGRVGPAAHRSYRCIVRYGYRDVHQDVDSFESELVSRLADFIRYDWYKAHGIMETCNEDDCSRSGASSGECRLTVIGTLDLSCAPAFEVEETMQPASVSVGFPTVESVTDVIEMQAVERRVRFAIDDESEVDSRDVMDCQLQGELEDLYTAQQAGTAFVLGHSHVKAKQGSSVLKRLAINYGYNFLRRNCRGADVSLKVPPASLLEVGMVYIV from the exons ATGGAGGTTTTACTTTTCTTGTCCTGCATTCTGCACAATTGTGTTCTGCTGCCA TACTACAAGCCTTTGCGGATAATGGATATCGATTATGGCAAGTGTTGGGACACTTCGAAG AAGTCTTGGAAGAGTACACTGATTCTGGCTTATCAGAGTCTTGGGGTAGTGTATGGTGATCTCAGTATTTCCCCTCTCTATGTCTACAAGAGCACATTTGCAGAAGACATTCATCATTCTGAAACTAATGAAGAGATTTTTGGCGTTCTCTCTTTCGTTTTTTGGACTTTAACACTAGTTCCTCTATTCAAATATGTCTTTATCGTGCTTCGAGCTGATGACAATGGAGAAG GTGGTACTTTTGCGCTCTATTCCTTAATATGCAGGCATGCCAAAGTTAGCCTTCTACCTAACAGACAAGTTGCTGATGAAGCTCTTTCTACCTACAAACTTGAGCACCCTCCTGAGATGAAGAACAGCTCAAAGTTGAAGTTGCTTCTTGAGAAGCATAAGTCCTTACACACTgctctgctaattttggtactTCTTGGCACTTGTATGGTGATTGGAGATGGGCTGCTTACTCCAGCCATATCCG TATTCTCTGCGGTCTCTGGTCTTGAGTTATCGATGTCTCGGGAGCATCATCAAT ATGCAGTGATTCCAATAACTTGCTTCATATTGATCTGCCTATTCGCATTACAACATTATGGCACACATCGAGTTGGTTTTTGTTTTGCACCAATTGTGATGACCTGGTTACTCTGCATTAGTGCTCTTGGGTTATACAACATTATCCACTGGAATCCACAGGTTTACAAAGCTCTTTCCCCCTATTACATGGTAAAGTTCCtgaagaaaacaagaaaaggTGGATGGATGTCTTTGGGTGGAATTCTGCTCTGCATAACTG GTTCTGAAGCAATGTTTGCTGATCTTGGGCATTTTTCATATACTGCAATTCAA ATTGCTTTCACCTTTCTGGTTTATCCAGCACTAATCTTGGCGTATATGGGTCAAGCAGCTTTCTTATCAAAGCATCACCACACCATTCACAAGATCGGTTTCTATGTATCAGTTCCAG ATGTTGTGAGATGGCCAGTGCTAGTGATAGCAATTCTGGCTTCTGTTGTGGGAAGTCAGGCAATCATCAGCGGAACATTTTCAATTATCAACCAGAGTCAATCCCTTGGTTGCTTCCCAAGAGTCAAGGTCGTTCACACCAATGCCAAGATACATGGCCAGATATACATTCCTGAGATCAATTGGATACTCATGATTCTTTGTGTTGCTGTGACTATTGGTTTCAGAGACACAAAGCACATGGGAAATGCGTCAG GACTAGCAGTGATGGCGGTGATGCTAGTGACCACTTGCCTTACTTCATTAGTTATCATCCTCTGCTGGAACAAGCCTCCAATACTGGCCCTTGGATTTCTCCTTGTGTTTGGGTCTATTGAGTTACTCTACTTCTCAGCCTCCGTCATCAAGTTTCTTGAAGGTGCTTGGCTTCCAATCCTGCTTGCACTCTTTTTGGTTACTGTCATGTTTGTTTGGCACTACGCCACAGTTAAAAAGTATGAATATGATCTCCACAATAAGGTTTCATTAGAATGGCTGCTGGCTCTAGGTCCAAGCTTGGGTATTACTCGAGTCCCTGGCATCGGCCTCGTATTCACTGATTTGACTTCTGGGATTCCAGCCAACTTCTCACGTTTTGTTACGAACCTCCCTGCCTACCACCGGATACTTGTTTTCGTGTGTGTGAAATCGGTGCCTGTCCCTTTTGTTCCCCCAGCTGAGAGGTACCTCGTAGGCCGTGTTGGTCCTGCAGCTCATCGTTCCTATAGATGCATTGTCCGTTATGGTTACCGTGATGTTCACCAGGATGTTGACTCCTTTGAATCCGAACTTGTCAGTAGGCTGGCTGATTTCATCCGGTATGATTGGTACAAGGCACATGGAATCATGGAGACATGCAACGAGGATGACTGCTCACGTTCTGGTGCATCGTCAGGAGAATGTAGACTGACCGTTATAGGAACTCTAGATTTGTCATGCGCACCAGCTTTTGAAGTCGAAGAAACCATGCAGCCTGCAAGCGTGTCTGTGGGTTTTCCTACAGTTGAAAGTGTAACGGATGTGATAGAGATGCAAGCAGTGGAAAGAAGGGTGAGATTTGCGATAGATGACGAGTCGGAAGTGGATTCACGGGACGTAATGGATTGTCAGCTGCAGGGAGAGCTAGAAGATTTATACACAGCACAACAAGCAGGTACAGCATTTGTGCTAGGACATTCACACGTGAAAGCAAAACAAGGATCATCTGTGTTGAAGAGGTTGGCTATAAATTATGGTTATAATTTCCTTAGGAGGAATTGCAGAGGTGCAGATGTATCCCTTAAAGTTCCTCCAGCATCCCTTCTTGAAGTTGGCATGGTCTACATtgtttag
- the LOC101257865 gene encoding potassium transporter 2 isoform X2 → MEVLLFLSCILHNCVLLPYYKPLRIMDIDYGKCWDTSKSWKSTLILAYQSLGVVYGDLSISPLYVYKSTFAEDIHHSETNEEIFGVLSFVFWTLTLVPLFKYVFIVLRADDNGEGGTFALYSLICRHAKVSLLPNRQVADEALSTYKLEHPPEMKNSSKLKLLLEKHKSLHTALLILVLLGTCMVIGDGLLTPAISVFSAVSGLELSMSREHHQYAVIPITCFILICLFALQHYGTHRVGFCFAPIVMTWLLCISALGLYNIIHWNPQVYKALSPYYMVKFLKKTRKGGWMSLGGILLCITGSEAMFADLGHFSYTAIQIAFTFLVYPALILAYMGQAAFLSKHHHTIHKIGFYVSVPDVVRWPVLVIAILASVVGSQAIISGTFSIINQSQSLGCFPRVKVVHTNAKIHGQIYIPEINWILMILCVAVTIGFRDTKHMGNASGLAVMAVMLVTTCLTSLVIILCWNKPPILALGFLLVFGSIELLYFSASVIKFLEGAWLPILLALFLVTVMFVWHYATVKKYEYDLHNKVSLEWLLALGPSLGITRVPGIGLVFTDLTSGIPANFSRFVTNLPAYHRILVFVCVKSVPVPFVPPAERYLVGRVGPAAHRSYRCIVRYGYRDVHQDVDSFESELVSRLADFIRYDWYKAHGIMETCNEDDCSRSGASSGECRLTVIGTLDLSCAPAFEVEETMQPASVSVGFPTVESVTDVIEMQAVERRVRFAIDDESEVDSRDVMDCQLQGELEDLYTAQQAGTAFVLGHSHVKAKQGSSVLKRLAINYGYNFLRRNCRGADVSLKVPPASLLEVGMVYIV, encoded by the exons ATGGAGGTTTTACTTTTCTTGTCCTGCATTCTGCACAATTGTGTTCTGCTGCCA TACTACAAGCCTTTGCGGATAATGGATATCGATTATGGCAAGTGTTGGGACACTTCGAAG TCTTGGAAGAGTACACTGATTCTGGCTTATCAGAGTCTTGGGGTAGTGTATGGTGATCTCAGTATTTCCCCTCTCTATGTCTACAAGAGCACATTTGCAGAAGACATTCATCATTCTGAAACTAATGAAGAGATTTTTGGCGTTCTCTCTTTCGTTTTTTGGACTTTAACACTAGTTCCTCTATTCAAATATGTCTTTATCGTGCTTCGAGCTGATGACAATGGAGAAG GTGGTACTTTTGCGCTCTATTCCTTAATATGCAGGCATGCCAAAGTTAGCCTTCTACCTAACAGACAAGTTGCTGATGAAGCTCTTTCTACCTACAAACTTGAGCACCCTCCTGAGATGAAGAACAGCTCAAAGTTGAAGTTGCTTCTTGAGAAGCATAAGTCCTTACACACTgctctgctaattttggtactTCTTGGCACTTGTATGGTGATTGGAGATGGGCTGCTTACTCCAGCCATATCCG TATTCTCTGCGGTCTCTGGTCTTGAGTTATCGATGTCTCGGGAGCATCATCAAT ATGCAGTGATTCCAATAACTTGCTTCATATTGATCTGCCTATTCGCATTACAACATTATGGCACACATCGAGTTGGTTTTTGTTTTGCACCAATTGTGATGACCTGGTTACTCTGCATTAGTGCTCTTGGGTTATACAACATTATCCACTGGAATCCACAGGTTTACAAAGCTCTTTCCCCCTATTACATGGTAAAGTTCCtgaagaaaacaagaaaaggTGGATGGATGTCTTTGGGTGGAATTCTGCTCTGCATAACTG GTTCTGAAGCAATGTTTGCTGATCTTGGGCATTTTTCATATACTGCAATTCAA ATTGCTTTCACCTTTCTGGTTTATCCAGCACTAATCTTGGCGTATATGGGTCAAGCAGCTTTCTTATCAAAGCATCACCACACCATTCACAAGATCGGTTTCTATGTATCAGTTCCAG ATGTTGTGAGATGGCCAGTGCTAGTGATAGCAATTCTGGCTTCTGTTGTGGGAAGTCAGGCAATCATCAGCGGAACATTTTCAATTATCAACCAGAGTCAATCCCTTGGTTGCTTCCCAAGAGTCAAGGTCGTTCACACCAATGCCAAGATACATGGCCAGATATACATTCCTGAGATCAATTGGATACTCATGATTCTTTGTGTTGCTGTGACTATTGGTTTCAGAGACACAAAGCACATGGGAAATGCGTCAG GACTAGCAGTGATGGCGGTGATGCTAGTGACCACTTGCCTTACTTCATTAGTTATCATCCTCTGCTGGAACAAGCCTCCAATACTGGCCCTTGGATTTCTCCTTGTGTTTGGGTCTATTGAGTTACTCTACTTCTCAGCCTCCGTCATCAAGTTTCTTGAAGGTGCTTGGCTTCCAATCCTGCTTGCACTCTTTTTGGTTACTGTCATGTTTGTTTGGCACTACGCCACAGTTAAAAAGTATGAATATGATCTCCACAATAAGGTTTCATTAGAATGGCTGCTGGCTCTAGGTCCAAGCTTGGGTATTACTCGAGTCCCTGGCATCGGCCTCGTATTCACTGATTTGACTTCTGGGATTCCAGCCAACTTCTCACGTTTTGTTACGAACCTCCCTGCCTACCACCGGATACTTGTTTTCGTGTGTGTGAAATCGGTGCCTGTCCCTTTTGTTCCCCCAGCTGAGAGGTACCTCGTAGGCCGTGTTGGTCCTGCAGCTCATCGTTCCTATAGATGCATTGTCCGTTATGGTTACCGTGATGTTCACCAGGATGTTGACTCCTTTGAATCCGAACTTGTCAGTAGGCTGGCTGATTTCATCCGGTATGATTGGTACAAGGCACATGGAATCATGGAGACATGCAACGAGGATGACTGCTCACGTTCTGGTGCATCGTCAGGAGAATGTAGACTGACCGTTATAGGAACTCTAGATTTGTCATGCGCACCAGCTTTTGAAGTCGAAGAAACCATGCAGCCTGCAAGCGTGTCTGTGGGTTTTCCTACAGTTGAAAGTGTAACGGATGTGATAGAGATGCAAGCAGTGGAAAGAAGGGTGAGATTTGCGATAGATGACGAGTCGGAAGTGGATTCACGGGACGTAATGGATTGTCAGCTGCAGGGAGAGCTAGAAGATTTATACACAGCACAACAAGCAGGTACAGCATTTGTGCTAGGACATTCACACGTGAAAGCAAAACAAGGATCATCTGTGTTGAAGAGGTTGGCTATAAATTATGGTTATAATTTCCTTAGGAGGAATTGCAGAGGTGCAGATGTATCCCTTAAAGTTCCTCCAGCATCCCTTCTTGAAGTTGGCATGGTCTACATtgtttag